The genomic segment CAGCTCGGGAACATCTGGTCGAACAGCCGCGGCACGATCGTGTTGCCGTCCTTGCCGATCGGCGTGGTGCCGGCCGCGATCGCCATGAAGCCCAGCAGCGCAATCAGCCCGAGCAGGAACGAGTACGCCGGCAGCGCCGACATGTTGCGCTTGATCACGTTGCGGCTCTTGGACGCCAGTACCCCGGTCACGCTGTGCGGGTAGAGGAACAGCGCGAGCGCCGAGCCGAACGCCAGGGTGGCGTAGTTGAGCTGGTTGTTGGAGCCCAGCACCGTCGAGCCGGTCGGCGGTGTCGCGGCACTGAAGTGCTTGCTCGCCGCGTCGAAGATGTGCCCGAACCCGCCGAGCTTGTAGGGGATGTAGATGACGGTGACGATGATCACCGCGTAGATCAGCAGGTCCTTGACGAACGCGATCAGCGCCGGCGCCCGCAGCCCGGACTGGAACGTGTACGCCGCGAGCACCAGGAACGCGATGACCAGCGGCCAGTGCGAGCCGAGGCCCATCGTCTTGAGTACCGCGGAGATGCCGACCAGTTGCAGCGCGATGTAGGGCATCGTCGCCACGATCCCGGTGATCGCCACCAGCAGCGCCAGCGTCGGCGACCCGAACCGGGCCCGGACGAAGTCGGCCGGGGTGACGAAGCCGTGCCGGTGCGACACCGACCAGAGCCGGATCAGCACCAGGAACATCAGCGGGTACACCACCACCGTGTAGGGCACGGCGAAGAACCCGGCCGCGCCGGCGCCGAAGACCAGCGCCGGCACCGCGACGAACGTGTACGCGGTGTAGAGGTCGCCGCCGACCAGGAACCAGGTGATCCAGGTACCGAAGCTGCGGCCACCGAGGCCCCACTCGTCCAGGTGCATCATGTCGCCGGGCTTGCGCCACCGCGCGGCCCAGAAACCCATCGCCGCAACGGCACCGAACAGCACGATGGAGATGACCAGTTCGATCACGTGACCGGTGCTCATGACCGCCTCCGCTTCCCGACCCGGTAGACGATCGTGGTGGCGCCGACGCCGAGGACGATGAACGCGATCTGCAGCCAGTAGAACATCGGGATCCCGCCGAGCCGCGGGGAGTCCCGGTTGAACAGCGGTGTGATCAGCGGGATGACGATGGGCAGCAGCAGCAGCCAGTTCCAGGCGCTGCGGTCGGACCGGCGGGGCACGTCGCCGGACGTCTCGGCACCGTCCGAGCCGGACGCGCCACCTGGTTCAGGTTCGGTCATCAGAGACCGCCTCCTCCTCCCGGACCGGATCGGCAGGGGTTCACCCGCACAGGGAGCCGAACCGATCCCTATGACGCCCGTCACGCGACGGGCAGGCGCATCGTAAGCCCGTCTCCGGCCCAGCGAAACCCGTCGGGAGCACCGTCTGCATCTCCCGGCCGCCGGCCGGTACGTCGCGTAACCTGCCGGCATGCGGACGGTGGGGGCGGTGGCGTTGCTGCTCGCCGTGCTGGCCTTCGCGATCGTGCGGCCGCGCCGGCTGCCGGAGGCGGTCGCCGCGGTACCGGCGGCGCTGCTCGCCGTCGCCCTCGGTCTGGTACCGGTCCGGGTGGCGGTGCAGGAGCTGGGTTCGCTCGGCCCCACCGTCGGTTTCCTCGCCGCGGTACTGGTGTTGGCGCACCTCGCGGCGGACGCCGGGGTCTTCGACTACGCCGGTACGCTCGCCGCCCGGGCCAGCCGCGGTTCGCCGCGGCGGCTGCTGACGGTGGTGTTCGCGGTCGCCGCGGTGGTGACCGCGGCGCTGAGCCTGGACGCCACCGTGGTGCTGCTGACCCCGGTGGTGTTCCGCACCGCCGCGCTGCTGTCGGTGCGCGCCCGGCCGCACGTGTACGCGTGCACCCACCTGGCCAACTCCGCGTCGCTGCTGCTGCCGGTGTCGAACCTGACCAACCTGCTCGCGTTCGCCGCGTCGGGCCTGGGTTTCGTGTCGTTCACCGGGCTGATGGCGGTGCCGTGGCTGGCCGTGATCGCGGTGGAGTACCTGGTGTTCCGCCGGTTCTTCGCCGCCGACCTGGGCACCCCGACGCACCCGGTGGCGCCGCTGCCGGTCGGCGCGCCGCCGGTGTTCGCGCTGACCGTACTGGCCGCGACGCTGGCCGGGTTCGCGGTGGCGGAGCCGTTCGGGATCGCGCCGGCCTGGGTCGCCGCGGCCGGCGCGGCCGTGCTCGCCGCCCGCCGGGTACGCCGGCCCGCGGCACTGCTGCCCCTGGTCCGGGCGGCGAACCCGGGCTTCCTCGCGTTCGTGTTCGGCCTCGGCGTGGTGGTGCTCGCGGTACGCCGGGCCGGTCTCGCCGCCCTGGTCGATGCGTTGGTACCCGGCGGTACCGGGCTGGTCGCGCTGCTCGCCGTCGCGGTGCTCGCCGCGGTGCTGGCCAACCTGGTCAACAACCTGCCGGCCACCCTGGTGCTGGTGCCGGTCGTGGCGACACGACCCGGCCTGGTGCTCGCGGTGCTGCTCGGCGTCAACATCGGCCCGAACCTGACCTACGTCGGGTCGCTCGCGACCCTGCTGTGGCGCCGGATCGTGCACGCGCACGATGCCCGGCCGGCCGCGGGCGAGTTCCTCCGGCTCGGCGTGTCGACCGTGCCGGCGGGCCTCGTCGTCGCGACCGTCGCGCTATGGTGCGGGCTGCGGCTGACCGGAATCGGGTGATTCGATGCGCATCGTGGCCTGGCTGCTGCCCGGCACCTGGGAGTCGGTGGTCGACGCGGCGGGCACCGCCGCCAACGGCGACGACGACGTGGTCCTGCTCGCCACGTCCGACGACCGGCTGGTGGAACTCGCCGGCGGCGCGGACGAGGCGCTGCTCGGCCGGGGTGGCCCCGATCCGCTCGATCGGTTCGGCGCCGAACAGGACCGCGCGGCGGAGCTGCTGCTCGACGCGGCGGCGGCCCGGCTGGGCCGCCGCGCCGACCGGCAGGCCCGCCGTTCCGGGCATCCGGAACGCGACGTGGTCGCCGCCTGCGACCGGGCCGGGCTGCTGGTGCTGGCCCGGGACGGCGACCACACCCGCCTGGGCCCTCCCAGCATCGCGCCGCCGACCCGGTTCGTCCTGGACCACGCACCCTGCCGGGTGCTGCTGGTCTGGCCGGACGAGCCGCCCGACCTCGGCACGCTGCCGCCCGCTCCCCCGCACCCGCCCGCGGCACCGCGGCCGCCGCACCCGCCGGCGCCACCCCGGCCGGCACGCCCACCGGCGCCACCGAAACCACCACGCCCACCGGCCCCGCCACCTCCACCGGCGCCGCCACGTCCACCGGCGCCGTGACGCAACCTGCCGGTACCGGTCGGGGCTACCTGCCCTGACGGTCCTGTCCGCGGCAACTCCCGAACAGGACAGACGCATCACTTGGTGCACGTTCGACACCGGTCGGTAATATCTCTCCATGGGAGACACCACATCCGGGACATCCGACAGCTCGGATGGCGGCGACCTGAAGCACCTCGGTGCCCTGGTCACCGTCATCGGCGGCGTGGTCTCGGTGCTGGTCGGCATCAACGCCCTCACCGGGTGGAACCCGCTGCGCTCGGTGTTGGCCGGGGCCAGCCCGTCGGCGACGCCCAGCACCACCTGGAGCCCGGTCGACGACCACCCGAGCCGGGACACCGGGTACGTGCCACCCGCCGATCCGGTCGAGCCGGCCGACTCGCCGAGCCCGGACGAACCCGAGGACAGCCCGACGCCGAGCCCCAGCCCGGCCGAGGCCGCCCCGCTGTTCACGGTGTACTCGGAGGACTGGGGCGGCCGGTGCGATCCCGGCTGCCCGATGCGGGCCGTGTTCCAGAACCGCGGCGGCGCGGCCGGTACCGCGACCGCCACCTTCTATGTACTGCCCTTTGACGATCGCCAGCACTACCTGGCCTACTGCTCGGTGGTACTGCCGCGGACCGCGCACGGCGACCAGGCCGGCGCCGGCTGCACCGCGTACACCGCGACGCTCGGGCAGTGGTTCCGGGCCAACCCGGGCGGGCGGGTCGCGATGCAGGTCAGCGTGCACAACCCGGCGTCGTAGACCGGCCCGCGCGCGGGCGCGGTACGGTGCCGGGATGGGTGAGCGAAGGGCGGCGCCGCGGCGCGATGCGTTGCGGGAGCCGAGCACGGCGGTCGACGACCCGGGCGAGTTGCTTGCCGGGTTCCTCGACGGATACCGGGAAGCCTTGGCGCGCAAGCTGGACGGGCTGTCCGACGAGCAGCTCGTGGTCAGCCGGGTGCCGTCCGGCTGGTCACCGCTCGGGTTGGTCTGGCACCTGACCAACGTGGAACGCCGCTGGCTGCGCTGGGGCTTCGCCGGCGAGCGGCTCGACGACGTGTGGGCCGACGCCGACCCGGACAGCACCGACGTGCCGTGGCGGGTGCCGGCCGGGGCGACCGCGGCAAGCCTGCTGGCCGGGCACCGGGCCGAGGTCGAGCGGTGCCGGGCGGCGGTGGCCGGCCACGACATCACCGAGCGCGGCGCCGAGACCGGCCGGTTCGCCGACGACGAACCGACCCCGACGCTCGGCTGGATCTACTGCCACCTCATCCAGGAGTACGCCCGGCACCTCGGCCACCTCGACATCACCCGGGAGCTCGCCGACGGGCACACCGGCGAGTGACCCCACCGCCGGTTCGCCCGCGATCCGGCTGCGGCGCAGGCAGAACGGCGCGCCGGCCGGTTCGGGCGTGGCTCAGCGGCCGGTGAAGGTGGCGGTGCGTTTCGCGACGAAGGCGGCGATGCCCTCGCGGCCGTCGGCCGAGGCGTACAGCCGGGCCAGCGCCGCCTGCTCGGCGGTGAGCGCGGCGTCGAGGTCCTGCCGGATACCGTCGTCGATCACCCGCTTCGCCTCCCGCACCGCGAGCGGTGCGCCGGCGGCGAGCTGGCCGGCGAACTGCGCCGCGGTGGTGGCGAGCTGGTCCGCCGGGACCAGCCGGGTCAGCAGGCCTCGCCGGTCCGCCTCGTCGGGATGCAGGGTGCGGCCGGTGAGCACCAGCTCCTTGGTCAGCCGGGTACCCAGCGCGCGGGCCAACCGCTGGGTACCGCCACCACCCGGGATCAGGCCGAGCTTCACCTCCGGCAGCGCGAACCGGGCCCGCTCGGAGGCGACGATGAAGTCGCAGCACAGCGCGACCTCGAAGCCGCCACCGAAGGCGTACCCGTTGACCGCGGCGACGGTGGGCTGTGGCAGCGCGGCGAGCTCGTCGAACACCGACCGGGACAGCCGCTGGTAGGCGTCGAACTCGGCGGCGCTGGCCCCGTCGTACTCGCCGATGTCGGCGCCGGCGATGAAGCCGCGACCGGTGCCGGTCAGGACCACCGCCCGCACCGTGCCGTCGGCCCGGACCGCGCGCAGCCGCTCCCCCAGCTCGGCGACCATGGCCGCGGACAGCGCGCCGAGCGCCTCCTCGCGGTCGATCCGGATCGTCAGTACCGCGCCGTCGCGTTCGATCACCAGGTTGCTCATCCGACCGCTCCCTGCGCCCGCAGCGTGGCCAGCTCGTCGTCGGTGAGCACCTCGGCGAGGACCTCGTCGGTGTGCTGGCCGGCGATCGGCGGCGGCATCCGCAGCTGCCAGGGCGTGCCGGACAGCCGTACCGGGCAGCCGATCAGCTCCAGCCGCCCGTGGCTCGGGTGGTCGACCGTGACGATCAGGTCGTGCTCCTGCTCGCGCAGCTCGTCGACCGCCTCGGCGGTGGTACGCACCCGGGCGCACCAGATGCCCGCCCCGAGCAGCGTGGCGACCAGCTCGTCGGCCGGCCGGCGTGCGGTGGCCGCCTCCAGCGCGGTCTTGACCGCGTCCCGGTCGGCCCACGCGTCGGCGTCGTCGAGGCCGGCCACGCCGAGCAGCTCGGCCACCTTCGGTACCGGCGCCATCGCGATCGCGACGTGGCCGTCGGCGGCGGCGTACACCCCGAACGGGGCGGACAGCCACGCCTGGCCGACGCCGGCGGCGGAGCGGTGCCACTGCTGCCGCTGGTTGACCAGCGCGGAGATCTCCTGGCACTGCAACGCGATCGCGGTCGAGTACAGGTCGACCTCCACCCGCTGCCCGATCCCGTGCCGTTCCCGCGCCACCAGCGCGGCGAGGATGCCGTTGGACAGGGTCAGCGCGGTCGAGGCGTCCACGATGGACGTACCGGCCGGGGTCGGCGGGTCGCCGGCCCGGCCGCCGGCCGCGGCGAGCCCGGACATGGCCTGGATCAACAGGTCCTGGCCGGGCCGCCCCTCCCTGGCGAAAACGGTGTCCTGACCCCACCCGGAGCCGGAGCAGTAGATGATGTCCGGTTTCACCGCGCGCAGGTCGTCGTAGCCCAGGCCGAGCCGGTCCAGCACGCCGGGCCGGAAGTTCTCCACCACCACGTCGCAGGTCGCGGCCAGCCGCAGCAGCGCGTCCCGGCCGGCCGGCGACTTGAGGTCGACGGCGACCGACCGCTTGTTGCGGTTCATCGCGAGGAACGCGGCGGAGTCGGCGGCGCCGGTGTCGCCGGCCGGCCGTACCAGCTCACCCATCATCTCCAGTCGCCGCTCCCACTCGCCGTCCCGGCGCTCGACCTTGATCACGTCGGCGCCGAGGTCGGCGAGCAGCTGGGTGGCGTACGGGCCGAGCATCATCTGGGTGAAGTCCAGGATGCGAAGGCCGTCCAGGGCTGCGGGCATCGGTCGTCCCCTTCCTACGATGCCGCCGCGGCGGCGGGTTCGGTGCTCGGCACGTGCTTGCGGCGGTCCCGGCCGAGCACGGCGAGCAGGACGGCCGGTACCGCGACCACGATCGCGGACACCACGAACGACAGCTCCCAGGAGCCGGTGGCGTCCACCACGTAGCCCAGCACGATCGGCGCGATGATGCCGGCGATGTTCGCGATGAAGTGCACGAACCCGGAGACCGAGCCGAACCGCCGGAACGGGATCACCGGCCCGATGATGGCGAAGAACTGCGCCCCGACGATGTACAGGACGAACACGGTGACGGCCATCAGCGCGACCGCGCCGTACGCGGAGTGCACGATGCCGACCGGCCCGAACGCGCACGCCACCAGCAGCAGGCCGACCACCGTGGTCCACTTGCGGGAGTTGAACAGTCCGATCCGGCGCCCCAGCGCGTCGGTGAACACGCCGCCGAGCGCCAGCCCGACGAAACCGCACAGCCACGGGATCGAGCCGGTCACCGCGATCTGCGACAGGTCGAGGTGGTGCGCCTCGTGCAGGAAGTCCGGGAACCAGGTGAGGAACGTGAACAGCACCCAGGAGTAGCCGAAGTAGGTCAGCGCGGTGGCGAGTACCAGCGGCATCCGCAGGTAGCCGAGCAGGCTCCGCTCCGGCTCGTCGGAGGCGGTCAGCGCCTGTTCGTGGGCGGCGGCGTCGGTCCGCATCTCCTCGACCTCGGCCGGCCGTACCCACGGGTGCGCCTCCGGGCGGTCCCGGACCACGACCCACCAGCCGACCAGGAACAGCACCCCGATCGCGCCGAGGATGACGAACGGTGCGCGCCAGTTGCCGTCGAACGCCTCGATCAGCGCCACCACGATCGGGGTACCGACCGCGCCGCCGAGCGGGGTGGACGCCTGGGACAGGCCCAGCGAGGTGCCGAGCCTGCGCTGCGGGAACCAGTTCGACATGGTCTTCGCGGTCACCGATGCCTGCGGCCCCTCGCCGAACCCGAACAGGAACCGGATCACCATGAAACTGACGAAGCCGAAGCCGGCCGCGGTCAGCGCGGTGAACAGCGACCACCAGCCGACCGCGAGCGCCATCACCTTGCGCGGGCCGAACCTGTCGGAGGTGGCGCCGCCGATGAAGCAGAACGGCGCGTAGCCGAGCGAGAACACCGCGGCGATCCAGCCCCAGGTGCCCTTGCTGAAGCCGTACTCGGCGATGATCAGCGGTGCGGCGACCCCGATCGCCGCCCGGTCGGCGTAGTTGAGCCCCAGCACCAGGAAGTTCATGCTCAGTACCGCCCAGCGGTACCGGAACCGGGTGCCGTCGGCGGTTGCCGGAGTCGCGGCGCTCATGGCCGTTCCTCCTTCGCCGGAACGCGCCGGAGGCACGTACCCGCGGGACACCACTGCTCGACTCGCTGACGCTCGTTCATGACGGCACCTTTCGGTGAGGGGAGGGGGTCACTGGCCGACGTGCCGCTCGTGCCGGGCCCAGGCCGCGGCGCGCAGCGCGCGGCGGGCGACCTTGCCGGTACTGGAGGTGGGCAGCGAGTCGGCGATCTCGACCTGCAACGGTTTCTTGTAGCTGGCCAGCCGGTCCCGGCAGGCCTGGACGACGTCCGCTGTGGACAGTGCGGCGCCGGCGGCCGGTACCACCAGCGCCGCCACGGCCTCGCCCCACCGCTCGTGCGATACCCCGAAGACGACGACGTCGGCGACCTCGGGCAGTTCGGCGATGGCACGCTCCACTTCGGACGGGTAGACGGTGAAGCCGCCGGACACGATCACGTCGGAGATCCGGTCGACCAGGTACAGGTAGCCGTCGGCGTCGATGCGGCCGACATCGCCGGTGCGGAACCAGCCGCCCGGCGTGCGCGCCGCCGCGGTCGCCTCCGGCCGGGCCCAGTAGCCGGGCAGCACGCAGTCTCCCCGCAGCCACACCTCGCCGATCGGCTCCGAACTGGCGGCACCGTCCACATCGGACCCACCGGTGGCGGTGGCGGGTCCGGCCCCGCCCTGGCCGACGGAGCCGGTTGCGGCCGCCTCGGGCGGTTGCCCGTCGGCGGGCACGATGCGGATCTCCACCTCGGGGGTGGGGCGGCCGGCGGCGGCGAGCCGGGGCCCGCCCGCCGCGTGGTCGCGGGCGTCCAGCACGGTGACCGGGGCGAGCGCCTCGCTCAGGCCGTAGCACTGGTAGAGCACCGTACCGAACACCTGCTGGGCGCGGGCCGCGGCGGGCGCCGAGATGCCCGACCCGCCGTACGGGATCGCGCGCAGGCAGCCGAGATCGTCGCGCCCGGCGGCCGCCTCGGTGAGCGACTTGAGCATCGTCGGCACGCTCGGCAGTACCGTCGCGCCGTGGCGTGCCACGGTGTCCAGCACCGCACCGGGGTCGAACCGGCGCACCGGTACCGCGGCGCCGCCGCGCAGCGTGACCGCGGTGCCCACCGAGCCGCCGAAGTGGCTCATCGGCGCCGCGTGCACCGCCACGTCACCGGGTCCCAGCGGCGGCAGCGCGGCCCAGAACCCGCGCAGCATCGCCACCCAGCCACGCTGGCTGACCATCGCGCCCTTCGGCCGCCCGGTGGAGCCGGACGTGTACATCAGCGCGGCCAGGTCGTCGGCGCCGGGCAGCGGCCGGTCCGGCCAGCGGTCCGGCACGCCCGGCTCGGCCAGCGCGGCGGCCTCGGCCGCCGGGAGCACGACGGTACGAGCCGTCGCCTCGTCCCGGTGCAGCAGGTCACGCACCGCGGGAGCGGCGGCCGGCTCGCAGACGACCAGCGCGGCGGCGCAGTCGGCGGCGATGCCGGCGATCTCGCGCGGATGCAGCCGCTCCGACACCGCCACCCGGACCAGCCCGGAACCGAACAGGGCATGCTCGCAGAGCATCAACTCCGCGCAGTTGGCGAGCGCGAGCAGCACCCGGTCGCCGGCGCGCAGCCCGCGCCGGTCCAGCCGGTACGCGATGCGACGGGCGGCGGCGCCGAGCGCGGCGAAGTCGAGCCCGCCGGACGCGCCGAGCACCGCGGGCGCCGACGGGTACCGTTCGTGCGCCCGCCGGGTCAGTACCGCCAGGGTGGTGTCGGTCATCGTCGTTGCCACCGTTCGGCGATGCTGCCGAGGATCTCGCGATCGCCGTCACCACGCCGGATCCCGGCATGCAGCGCCTCGCCGGCGGCCCGCTGGAACGCCGGGTAGCCGGCGTCCCGGCCACGCAGGAACGAGCGGTCCAGGGTGGCCAGCGTGGCGGCGAAGAAGTCGCTGCTGGCCGCGTTGACCGCCGGGTCGGTCCACGCGGCGCGGTGGCCGGGCTGCCCGCCGGCGGTGGCGTACCCGCCGGACTGGAAAGCCGGATCGACCACCGCGGCGGCGAACCGCAGCGCCGGGTCCGGGTCCGCGCAGTGCGCCGAGACGGCCAGCCCGACGCCGCCGAGCATGGTGCCGACCGGTGCTCCGGTCGCGCTGGGCGCGTCGGCGAACCGGACCAGCTGCCGGTCGGCGGCCGGCCGGGCGTAGCTGACGTAGCCGAAGGCCAGCGGTGCGTACCCGATCCGGTCACCGGTGGCCATCGTGTCCAGCACCTGGATCGGGTCGCTGGACAGCGACGCCGGGTCGACCACGGCGAGCACGGCGCGCAGCTGGCCGAGCGCGGCGGCGGCCACGTCCGGTTCGATCCCGCCGGCCGGCCACCAGCTCGGCCGCGAGTCCGGGCCGGTGGCGGTGACCGGTCCGGCCAGCGAGGCGCGCTGGTGGCACAGCGACAGGAAGCTGGACCACAGGTGGGTGGGGTTGGCCGGCATCAGGCCGGCGACCGCGCCGCCGCGCAGCAGCTCCAGCGCCTCGTCCCAGCGGGTCGGCGGCGCCGGCAGCAGATCCGGCCGGTACGCGCTGACCTGCGCGGCGGCGTCCATCGGCAGCGCCCACTGCCGGCCCTGCCAGGTGTAGCTGGCGAAGCTTGGCCCGACGCTGCCGGCCCGCTGCGCGTCGAGCACCTCGGCCGGCAGCACACCGTCCAGCGGCAGGAACGCCCCGGTGGCGGCGGCCTGGCCCATGAACGGGTGGTCGACGGCGATCAGGTCGTACTTCGCGGCGAGATCGGCGACCGGCACGTCCTCGAACTCGCGCAGCGACCGCGCCTCCCAGCGGATCGGCACGCCGAACCGCTCGGTCGCCGCGAGCAGCGGCGCGAGGCCGCGTCGATGGTTCCAGGTCATGCCGCGCAACACGGTCAGCGCATCCCTTCCGGTCGGGTGGTGGAGCCTCGGACGAGCAGTTCCGGCGGCGGCTCGGCGAGCACCACGCCGGCCGGGCCGGCGCCGCCGGATCCGCGGCCGGCGTGGCCGGTGTCGCCGGCGAGCAGCAGCCGCACCGCCTCGGCACCGAGCCGGTCCAGCGGGAGCCGGACCGTGGTCAGCGGTGGCGCGCCGTGCGCGACGAACCAGGCATCGTGCACGGCGATGATCGACAGTTGCTCGGGTACCCGGATGCCGGCTTCCCGGGCCGCGGCGAGCGCGCCGACCGCGACCACCACGTTCGCCACGAACACGGCGCTCGGCCGCGGGTCGGTGCCGAGCAGCTCGGCCATCGCCGCGTGGCCGGCCGGCGCGTCCCACTCCCGTTCGACCGTCCACTCCGGCCGGATCGGCAGGTCGTGCGCGCGCAGCGTCGCGAGGTACCCGGCGTGCCGGCGTTCGGTGAGGTCGGCGCCGGGCCGGCCGCCGACGTACCCGATGTCGCGGTGCCCCAGGCCGACCAGGTGCTCGACCGCGAGCCGGGCCGCGGCCTCGTCGTCGAGCCGCAGCGCCGGTACGCCGGCCCGGGGACGGCTGTTGACCAGCACGGTGGGCAGCTGCCGGGCGGCGCGGGCGACCAGCTCGTCGTCGTAGCTCTCGCCGCTGCCCTGCCACATCAGCCCGTCGATCCGGCCGGTACCGACCAGCTGGGCGAACGCGTCCGCGTTGGCGGCGAGTTCCGGGGCATCGGACAGCAGCAGTACCTGGCCGGCGGCGGTCGCGGCGGCCTGCGCGCCGCGGATGATCTCGGCGTGGATCGGGTTGGACACCTCGTGCACGACCAGGCCCAGCGCACCGGCCCGGGACAGCCGCAGCGCCCGCGCCGCGCCGTGCGGCTGGTACCCGAGCTCGGCGGCGACCTCGTGCACCCGCTGCTGGGTCTCCGGGCGGGCCCGCACCGTCGGGTCGCCGGACAGGATGCGCGACACCAGCGACACCGACACCTCGGCCCGCTTGGCCACGTCGGACAGGCTCGGCCGGTTCCTCATCGGCCTTCCTCCTTCGTCGCAAGCCAGCTGAGACGCCCGGACGGGCAGCATTCCCGGCTCGCCCGCTCGCACCCGGTCATCCGGCGTCTCCTGCCGGTCGCCGCCGCACCAGGTAGATGTGGGTGAGGACGAGCACCACCGCGCCGTGCTGGTTGGTCACGGTGACGAGCTCGTCGACGAAGCCGGCGTCGGTGCGGCTGCGGTGCTCGCGCAGCCCGGTGACGCGGGCCTCGGCGTGGATGGTGTCGCCGATGAACACCGGCGCGACGAACCGGATCCGGTCGTACCCGTAGCTGACCGAGGCCGGGTTGATGTCGGTGGCGGTCATTCCGACCGCCACCGACAGGATCAGCGTGCCGTGCGCGATGCGCTGGCCGAACTCCTGCTCGGCGCACCACTGCGCGTCGACGTGGTGCGGGAACCAGTCGCCGGTCTGCCCGGCGTGCAGCACGATGTCCGATTCGGTGATGGTCCGGCCGGTGCTGAGCCGTCGATCGTCGACGGCATGGTCCTCGAAGTACCGCGTGACTGTCTGCACGACGCCATCCCCACCGGGTGAACAAACGTTTTACCTGATTGGTTCATCGTTTTACCTGACCGCAACCAGGCCGGTCAAGCCTCCGTACGGGGGTACCCCGCGGCGGGCTCGTGCCCATCGCCGCGTGCAGCGCCCCGGCAGCCCGCACCGCGAGACGCCTCGCGCGTCACACCCCGGCGCTACGGTCGGGGCATGTGCCGAAGCATCAAGACCCTGCGCCCGCCGTACGCGACCGAGGTCACCGACGCCGACGTGCGGGCCGCAGCCCTGCAGTACGTGCGGAAGATCAGCGGCTTCCGCGCCCCGGCCGCGCACAACCAGGAGGCGTTCGACCGGGCGGTCGCCGAGATCGCGCACGCCACCCAGCACCTGCTCGACGACCTGCAGGTCCGCGGGCAAGCCGCGTCCTGAGCCAGCCCCGGCGACCGCGACGTCGCGCCGGGCTGCCACCGCGATCCAGGAGTCGCCGTCGCCGCGTCACGCGCGAGTCGCCGGCACGGTTCCTCGATCGACGACAACGCGGGCACGAGTCCGCGATCGCGGGCGCACGAGGCACGAGGCACGAGTCCGCGATCGAGCGCGCACGAGGCACGAGGCACGAGGCAGCGATCGAGCGCGCACGAGGCACGCGTTCACGATCGAAGGCACACGAGGCACGCGTCCACGATCGACGCGGGCTGGGGTCGGGGCGCGGCCGGCTGGTCAGTCGGTGCCGGCGAGCCGCTCTCGCGGGAGGTCGGCGAGGGTTCGCAGGGAGCGCAGCAGCGCCCGCCGGTCGGCCGGCGCCAGCGCTGCGAGCAGACGCTCCTCGTTGGCCTGGATCGCGGCACTGACGGTTTCGCGCAGGTGACGGCCGGCGGCGGTCAGCGACAGAAGCCGCACCCTCCGGTCGGCCGGGTCGGGCTCGCGCCGGATGAGACCGCGCTGCTGCAACTCGTCGAGCACGCCGATGATCCGGGTGCGGTCGGCGCCGATCGCGTCGGCGAGTGCGGCCTGGGTCCGGGTCGGCGTGGCGCTCAGGTGACTGAGCACCACGTAGGCCCACATCGTGAGCCCGTGCGCGGCGAGGATCGGCTGTTCGGCCGCCATCAGGGATCTGCCGAGCGGCACGATCATCGCGGCCAGGTCGGGTCGGTTCGCGGGCTCGGCCATACCGGGAATCTACGCCTTGACAAATCATATGCACTCGCAGATCATAGGCACATGCATATCGATTTGCTCGTGGAGCTGGACAGCCGCGCGG from the Actinocatenispora thailandica genome contains:
- a CDS encoding DUF3311 domain-containing protein; translated protein: MTEPEPGGASGSDGAETSGDVPRRSDRSAWNWLLLLPIVIPLITPLFNRDSPRLGGIPMFYWLQIAFIVLGVGATTIVYRVGKRRRS
- the mctP gene encoding monocarboxylate uptake permease MctP; protein product: MSTGHVIELVISIVLFGAVAAMGFWAARWRKPGDMMHLDEWGLGGRSFGTWITWFLVGGDLYTAYTFVAVPALVFGAGAAGFFAVPYTVVVYPLMFLVLIRLWSVSHRHGFVTPADFVRARFGSPTLALLVAITGIVATMPYIALQLVGISAVLKTMGLGSHWPLVIAFLVLAAYTFQSGLRAPALIAFVKDLLIYAVIIVTVIYIPYKLGGFGHIFDAASKHFSAATPPTGSTVLGSNNQLNYATLAFGSALALFLYPHSVTGVLASKSRNVIKRNMSALPAYSFLLGLIALLGFMAIAAGTTPIGKDGNTIVPRLFDQMFPSWFAGVAFAAVGIGALVPAAIMSIAAANLFTRNIWREYIKRDASPRHEAWVSKIVSLLVKFGALLFIVVLNPQFSIDLQLIGGVIILQTLPSVALGLLTRWFHRWALVIGWAAGMAIGMWMLYTIPNPKTGHLHFGGSAFSLSKLGLDTDWTIYTGFVAVIVNLLVAVIATLILKAAKAPDGADATTADDYTADEGDPKVSEVPVAV
- a CDS encoding universal stress protein: MRIVAWLLPGTWESVVDAAGTAANGDDDVVLLATSDDRLVELAGGADEALLGRGGPDPLDRFGAEQDRAAELLLDAAAARLGRRADRQARRSGHPERDVVAACDRAGLLVLARDGDHTRLGPPSIAPPTRFVLDHAPCRVLLVWPDEPPDLGTLPPAPPHPPAAPRPPHPPAPPRPARPPAPPKPPRPPAPPPPPAPPRPPAP
- a CDS encoding ArsB/NhaD family transporter translates to MRTVGAVALLLAVLAFAIVRPRRLPEAVAAVPAALLAVALGLVPVRVAVQELGSLGPTVGFLAAVLVLAHLAADAGVFDYAGTLAARASRGSPRRLLTVVFAVAAVVTAALSLDATVVLLTPVVFRTAALLSVRARPHVYACTHLANSASLLLPVSNLTNLLAFAASGLGFVSFTGLMAVPWLAVIAVEYLVFRRFFAADLGTPTHPVAPLPVGAPPVFALTVLAATLAGFAVAEPFGIAPAWVAAAGAAVLAARRVRRPAALLPLVRAANPGFLAFVFGLGVVVLAVRRAGLAALVDALVPGGTGLVALLAVAVLAAVLANLVNNLPATLVLVPVVATRPGLVLAVLLGVNIGPNLTYVGSLATLLWRRIVHAHDARPAAGEFLRLGVSTVPAGLVVATVALWCGLRLTGIG
- a CDS encoding enoyl-CoA hydratase/isomerase family protein, whose translation is MSNLVIERDGAVLTIRIDREEALGALSAAMVAELGERLRAVRADGTVRAVVLTGTGRGFIAGADIGEYDGASAAEFDAYQRLSRSVFDELAALPQPTVAAVNGYAFGGGFEVALCCDFIVASERARFALPEVKLGLIPGGGGTQRLARALGTRLTKELVLTGRTLHPDEADRRGLLTRLVPADQLATTAAQFAGQLAAGAPLAVREAKRVIDDGIRQDLDAALTAEQAALARLYASADGREGIAAFVAKRTATFTGR
- a CDS encoding CaiB/BaiF CoA transferase family protein, with product MPAALDGLRILDFTQMMLGPYATQLLADLGADVIKVERRDGEWERRLEMMGELVRPAGDTGAADSAAFLAMNRNKRSVAVDLKSPAGRDALLRLAATCDVVVENFRPGVLDRLGLGYDDLRAVKPDIIYCSGSGWGQDTVFAREGRPGQDLLIQAMSGLAAAGGRAGDPPTPAGTSIVDASTALTLSNGILAALVARERHGIGQRVEVDLYSTAIALQCQEISALVNQRQQWHRSAAGVGQAWLSAPFGVYAAADGHVAIAMAPVPKVAELLGVAGLDDADAWADRDAVKTALEAATARRPADELVATLLGAGIWCARVRTTAEAVDELREQEHDLIVTVDHPSHGRLELIGCPVRLSGTPWQLRMPPPIAGQHTDEVLAEVLTDDELATLRAQGAVG
- a CDS encoding DinB family protein, which encodes MGERRAAPRRDALREPSTAVDDPGELLAGFLDGYREALARKLDGLSDEQLVVSRVPSGWSPLGLVWHLTNVERRWLRWGFAGERLDDVWADADPDSTDVPWRVPAGATAASLLAGHRAEVERCRAAVAGHDITERGAETGRFADDEPTPTLGWIYCHLIQEYARHLGHLDITRELADGHTGE